In a genomic window of Shouchella clausii:
- a CDS encoding TRAP transporter large permease produces the protein MLSALLFVLFFCLLLIHVPVAFALGVSALVILVLDSGFSSLALLPSIMYSSISSFTLLAIPFFVLAGVIMSYSGISKRLVDFAYLCFGHKKNGIVIVAIVAALFFSAISGSGPATVAAMGAILIPALVKNGFNKNSASALIASSGALGIILPPSIAFIIFGVIANDFVGISISRLFVAGIIPGLLLAAGLLGASMFASKRASHLQTTSKRPDEAAASVERASLTAILKAFYQALFGLLVPVIIMGGIYSGMFTPTEAAVVAVFYALLVGGVFYREIKLKHLGRILVDASVQSAVIMFIIGAASLFSYLVTTQHVAEGMTQAVLGMTENRVLLLLLTAVILLVIGAFIDAISAFYIFVPILMPILLEVGVDPTTIGVLMTVALAIGLFTPPVGLNLFVASGISGVPTEQIVKGIGPFLVSSIIVLLIVMYVPAVSNWLPDLLNL, from the coding sequence ATGTTATCGGCGTTGCTCTTTGTATTGTTCTTCTGTTTGTTGTTGATTCACGTGCCTGTTGCCTTTGCATTAGGTGTATCAGCTTTGGTCATTCTCGTGTTGGACTCGGGGTTTTCGTCGTTAGCGCTTCTCCCTAGCATTATGTACTCCTCCATTTCTTCATTTACGTTATTGGCCATTCCGTTTTTCGTGTTAGCTGGCGTCATTATGAGCTATTCGGGCATCTCTAAACGGCTTGTTGACTTTGCCTACCTTTGTTTTGGCCATAAGAAAAATGGCATCGTCATCGTCGCCATTGTAGCTGCGTTGTTTTTCTCGGCTATTTCTGGCTCAGGGCCGGCGACGGTTGCCGCAATGGGCGCGATCCTCATCCCTGCCCTTGTTAAGAATGGTTTTAACAAAAATAGTGCTTCGGCGTTGATTGCCAGTTCAGGCGCACTAGGGATTATTTTGCCGCCAAGCATTGCCTTTATCATTTTTGGCGTCATAGCCAATGACTTTGTTGGCATCTCGATTAGCCGCCTGTTTGTCGCAGGCATCATACCGGGCCTTTTACTTGCTGCCGGCCTTCTGGGCGCCAGCATGTTTGCAAGTAAGCGCGCTTCTCACTTGCAAACAACTAGCAAGCGCCCGGATGAAGCGGCAGCCAGCGTGGAACGCGCCTCTTTAACAGCAATTTTGAAAGCGTTTTACCAAGCGCTTTTTGGGTTGCTTGTCCCTGTCATCATTATGGGCGGTATCTATTCAGGCATGTTTACACCAACGGAGGCTGCCGTTGTCGCTGTGTTTTATGCGCTGCTCGTCGGCGGCGTGTTTTATCGAGAAATAAAACTGAAACATCTCGGCCGAATTTTAGTCGATGCGTCTGTACAATCAGCGGTCATTATGTTCATTATTGGCGCTGCCTCGTTGTTCTCTTATCTCGTGACGACGCAACATGTAGCGGAAGGAATGACGCAAGCTGTGCTAGGGATGACGGAAAACCGCGTCCTCCTATTGCTTCTGACAGCCGTGATTTTGTTGGTGATTGGCGCGTTTATAGACGCCATTTCCGCATTTTATATCTTTGTGCCGATTTTGATGCCGATTTTGCTTGAAGTCGGCGTTGACCCGACTACGATCGGCGTGCTCATGACGGTTGCCTTGGCAATTGGCTTGTTTACGCCGCCAGTAGGGTTGAATTTATTTGTGGCGAGTGGCATTTCCGGTGTACCGACTGAACAGATTGTAAAGGGAATTGGTCCTTTCCTAGTCTCTTCTATCATTGTGTTGCTCATCGTGATGTATGTTCCAGCTGTATCCAATTGGTTGCCTGATTTATTGAATCTCTAA
- a CDS encoding TRAP transporter small permease: MRGLAIFEYVLVAVSLGTMSVITFANVLSRYLFHTSFSFAEEITINLFVLMTFVGASIAIKQQAHFGFRFIYDKLSGLWKRIALAATCLLMIVFLSCMFYFSMELVLAQAERGRVTPALSIPQWLFTSAIPLGSLLCFVRTVEMWVAESKRLTQGGEKERKVEMAAKEVNR, translated from the coding sequence TTGAGAGGCTTGGCTATTTTTGAATATGTGTTGGTTGCCGTCTCACTTGGGACGATGTCGGTGATTACATTTGCCAATGTATTATCCCGCTACTTGTTTCATACTTCTTTCTCGTTTGCTGAAGAGATTACGATCAATCTATTTGTGTTGATGACGTTTGTTGGCGCTTCAATTGCGATTAAACAACAGGCACACTTCGGTTTTCGCTTTATCTATGACAAGTTGAGCGGCTTGTGGAAACGAATAGCTTTAGCCGCTACTTGTTTGTTGATGATCGTTTTTCTCAGTTGCATGTTTTACTTTTCAATGGAACTCGTGTTGGCACAGGCAGAACGGGGCCGTGTGACACCGGCTTTGAGTATACCGCAGTGGCTGTTTACTTCCGCGATTCCTCTTGGTAGCCTGCTCTGTTTCGTAAGGACGGTGGAAATGTGGGTGGCCGAAAGTAAAAGGCTCACGCAAGGGGGAGAGAAGGAGCGGAAGGTGGAAATGGCGGCGAAAGAGGTGAATCGGTAA